Proteins found in one Halobaculum sp. MBLA0147 genomic segment:
- a CDS encoding aminopeptidase, which produces MDERVREHAAVIVDHSTDVQPGDDVVIQAGAGTEDLVVALHEELGERNANPVVLNQPGRARRAFALAADPEELVLPDHTAALMEAADVVIGIRGSANQHESADVPPEQQVALQKLRKPVQEAVLDTRWVGTQYPHPGTAQKAEMSTPAYEEFVYDAVTRDWDEQRALQEQMVEILDPAEEVRIVSGSETDLTMSVDGTVTINDYAEHNLPGGEVFTAPVPDSVEGTVLFDKPVITRGREVTDARLTFEDGEVVDFAAGQNEDALAATLEADEGASRLGELGIGMNRDIDRFTYNMLFDEKMGDTVHLALGRAYEDNVPEESDVERNESAIHVDMIVDMSEDSRIEVDGEVVQRDGTFRFEDDFEA; this is translated from the coding sequence ATGGACGAGCGCGTTCGCGAGCACGCCGCAGTGATCGTCGACCACTCCACCGACGTCCAGCCGGGTGACGACGTCGTGATCCAGGCCGGGGCGGGGACGGAGGACCTCGTCGTCGCGCTCCACGAGGAACTGGGCGAGCGGAACGCCAACCCCGTCGTGTTGAACCAGCCGGGGCGTGCGCGACGAGCGTTCGCACTCGCGGCCGACCCCGAGGAGTTGGTACTCCCGGACCACACGGCCGCGCTGATGGAGGCGGCGGACGTGGTGATCGGGATCCGTGGGTCGGCGAACCAACACGAGTCCGCGGACGTGCCACCCGAACAGCAGGTGGCGCTCCAGAAGCTCCGGAAACCCGTTCAGGAGGCGGTCCTCGACACGCGGTGGGTCGGGACGCAGTACCCACACCCCGGCACCGCACAGAAGGCGGAGATGTCCACGCCGGCCTACGAGGAGTTCGTCTACGACGCCGTCACGAGAGACTGGGACGAACAGCGCGCCCTCCAGGAACAGATGGTCGAGATCCTCGACCCGGCCGAGGAGGTGCGGATCGTCTCCGGCTCCGAGACGGACCTGACGATGTCCGTCGACGGCACCGTCACGATCAACGACTACGCCGAGCACAATCTCCCCGGCGGCGAGGTGTTCACCGCCCCCGTCCCCGACTCCGTCGAGGGGACGGTCCTGTTCGACAAGCCGGTGATCACCCGTGGCCGCGAGGTGACCGACGCGCGGCTCACCTTCGAGGACGGCGAGGTCGTCGACTTCGCGGCCGGCCAAAACGAGGACGCACTCGCAGCGACCCTGGAGGCCGACGAGGGTGCGAGCCGACTCGGCGAGTTGGGGATCGGGATGAACCGCGACATCGACCGGTTCACCTACAACATGCTGTTCGACGAGAAGATGGGCGACACCGTCCACCTCGCGCTGGGGCGTGCCTACGAGGACAACGTGCCCGAAGAGTCGGACGTGGAACGCAACGAGTCCGCGATCCACGTCGACATGATCGTCGACATGAGCGAGGACTCCCGGATCGAGGTCGACGGCGAGGTCGTCCAACGCGACGGCACCTTCCGGTTCGAGGACGACTTCGAGGCCTGA
- a CDS encoding Gfo/Idh/MocA family protein yields the protein MQSDETAVRVGIVGLGGIAQFHAERLVETDATLAVGMDVDEAARDSFAEAFGVETVGDAAALYDRVDAVLVTTPNRFHEEYAVGALEAGCDVLVEKPLAHTLDSAERIAEAAAEAPGFLTVGFHTRFAPPVEVLQHRIDDGDLGEVRHVEANYLRRRGVPGRGTWFTEAAVAGGGAVIDLGVHAVDLALSLHGFPEVVEVSAVTRSEFGGRDDYAYLHMWGEDGADEFDVEDSASAFVRLADGRTISLETAWASNREPDQTFHVRGTDGGARFDKAAGELTLYDASTAGGHHLADTTVETRDDDPHRAEQEAFLAAVRAGEPPERNTVEQALTVQRVVDAIYRSAERGEAVSLRE from the coding sequence GTGCAATCGGACGAGACGGCGGTTCGAGTCGGGATCGTCGGCCTGGGTGGGATCGCGCAGTTCCACGCCGAGCGACTCGTCGAGACGGACGCGACGCTCGCGGTCGGAATGGACGTCGACGAGGCGGCACGTGACTCCTTCGCCGAGGCGTTCGGCGTCGAGACGGTCGGGGACGCCGCCGCGTTGTACGACCGCGTGGACGCGGTGCTCGTGACGACGCCGAACCGCTTCCACGAGGAGTACGCCGTCGGCGCGCTGGAGGCCGGCTGTGACGTGCTCGTCGAGAAGCCGCTGGCACACACGCTCGACAGTGCCGAACGGATCGCGGAGGCCGCTGCCGAGGCACCCGGCTTCCTCACGGTCGGCTTCCACACGCGGTTCGCCCCGCCGGTCGAGGTGCTCCAACACCGGATCGACGACGGCGACCTCGGCGAGGTGCGCCACGTCGAGGCGAACTACCTCCGGCGGCGCGGGGTGCCGGGCCGCGGGACGTGGTTCACCGAGGCGGCGGTCGCCGGCGGCGGCGCGGTGATCGACCTGGGTGTCCACGCCGTCGACCTCGCCCTGTCGCTGCACGGGTTCCCCGAGGTGGTCGAGGTGTCGGCCGTGACCCGCTCGGAGTTCGGGGGGCGCGACGACTACGCCTACCTCCACATGTGGGGCGAGGACGGCGCCGACGAGTTCGACGTGGAGGACTCGGCGTCGGCGTTCGTCCGGCTCGCGGACGGCCGGACGATCTCGTTGGAGACGGCGTGGGCGAGCAACCGGGAGCCGGACCAGACGTTCCACGTCCGCGGGACGGACGGCGGCGCGCGCTTCGACAAAGCGGCCGGCGAGTTGACGCTGTACGACGCGAGCACGGCGGGTGGCCACCACCTCGCGGACACGACGGTGGAGACGCGCGACGACGACCCGCACCGCGCCGAACAGGAGGCGTTCCTCGCGGCGGTGCGGGCCGGCGAGCCGCCCGAGCGCAACACCGTCGAGCAGGCGCTGACGGTCCAGCGCGTCGTGGACGCGATCTACCGCTCCGCCGAGCGCGGCGAGGCGGTGTCGCTGCGGGAGTGA
- the sdhC gene encoding succinate dehydrogenase, cytochrome b556 subunit, which translates to MSQSYERGLVEDFGRWREFSAGMWAWVFHKFTGWVLVGYLFTHIAVLSTALQSPEAYTTTIRTLEGLLFVRLLEIGLLAVAVFHILNGLRLLVTDLGIGLESQDKAFYASLGLTGAIVVASVPTFLAGVF; encoded by the coding sequence ATGAGTCAGTCGTACGAACGGGGACTCGTGGAGGACTTCGGGCGGTGGCGCGAGTTCTCCGCGGGGATGTGGGCCTGGGTGTTCCACAAGTTCACGGGCTGGGTGCTCGTGGGCTACCTCTTCACCCACATCGCCGTTCTCAGCACTGCACTCCAGAGTCCGGAGGCGTACACCACCACGATCCGGACCCTGGAGGGACTGCTCTTCGTCCGGCTGCTCGAGATCGGACTGCTGGCGGTGGCCGTGTTCCACATCCTCAACGGCCTCCGGCTGCTCGTCACCGACCTCGGCATCGGACTGGAGTCACAGGACAAGGCCTTCTACGCCTCGTTGGGACTCACCGGCGCGATCGTCGTCGCCTCCGTCCCGACGTTCCTCGCGGGGGTGTTCTAG
- a CDS encoding succinate dehydrogenase: MSERYSSFERGGRRWLWQRITAAFLVVVLAFHFFLLHFVNHAAEVTFAASSARMSTWTYYSLMVLFLLTATFHGVNGVYNALINQGLSGRRRQAVKWTLIAASAVLIVQGVRTANEWAGISLI; encoded by the coding sequence GTGAGCGAGCGCTACTCCTCGTTCGAGCGCGGCGGCCGCCGGTGGCTCTGGCAGCGCATCACGGCGGCGTTCCTCGTCGTGGTGTTGGCGTTCCACTTCTTCCTCCTCCACTTCGTCAACCACGCCGCCGAGGTCACCTTCGCCGCCTCCAGCGCCCGGATGAGCACCTGGACCTACTACTCGCTGATGGTGCTGTTCCTGCTGACGGCGACGTTCCACGGGGTCAACGGGGTGTACAACGCGCTGATCAACCAGGGGCTCTCCGGCCGCCGCCGGCAGGCGGTGAAGTGGACGCTGATCGCCGCCAGCGCGGTGTTGATCGTCCAAGGAGTCCGCACCGCGAACGAGTGGGCCGGAATCTCGCTGATCTGA
- a CDS encoding succinate dehydrogenase/fumarate reductase iron-sulfur subunit → MSTQVPDSQTQTETETETEETPGDRARARRDAAREDRAQKEAAEESLEDEETVHLKVFRYDPEVEGKMEPRFDDFHVPFEKGMTVLDALIYARDTYDASLTFRHSCRQAICGSDALFVNGKQRLGCKTQLSELADPVRVEPLPHAEVRKDLVVDMSHFYDQMEAVEPYFQTDETPDGELEEQRQTRENREKIKMSTRCIWCGACMSSCNIAAGNNEYLGPAAINKAYRFAMDEREGEDMQQHRLNIIEQENGVWRCQTQFSCTEVCPKDIPLTEHIQELKREAVKNNLKFW, encoded by the coding sequence ATGAGCACGCAAGTTCCAGACTCACAGACGCAGACGGAGACCGAGACCGAGACCGAAGAGACGCCGGGCGACAGAGCGCGGGCCCGCCGCGACGCCGCCCGCGAGGACCGGGCACAGAAGGAGGCCGCCGAGGAGTCCCTCGAGGACGAGGAGACGGTCCACCTGAAGGTGTTCCGCTACGATCCCGAGGTGGAGGGGAAGATGGAGCCGCGGTTCGACGACTTCCACGTTCCCTTCGAGAAGGGGATGACAGTCCTCGACGCCCTGATCTACGCCCGCGATACCTACGACGCCTCGCTCACCTTCCGACACTCCTGTCGGCAGGCGATCTGTGGCTCCGACGCGCTGTTCGTCAACGGCAAACAGCGACTCGGCTGTAAGACGCAGCTGTCCGAGTTGGCGGACCCGGTCCGCGTCGAGCCGCTGCCGCACGCGGAGGTGCGCAAGGACCTGGTCGTGGACATGAGTCACTTCTACGACCAGATGGAGGCCGTCGAGCCGTACTTCCAGACCGACGAGACGCCGGACGGCGAGTTGGAGGAACAGCGCCAGACCCGCGAGAACCGCGAGAAGATCAAGATGTCCACGCGGTGTATCTGGTGTGGCGCGTGTATGTCTTCGTGTAACATCGCCGCCGGCAACAACGAGTACCTCGGGCCCGCCGCGATCAACAAGGCCTACCGGTTCGCGATGGACGAACGGGAAGGCGAGGACATGCAGCAACACCGCCTGAACATCATCGAACAGGAGAACGGCGTCTGGCGCTGTCAGACCCAGTTCTCCTGTACCGAGGTGTGTCCGAAGGACATCCCGCTGACCGAACACATCCAGGAGCTGAAGCGGGAGGCGGTGAAGAACAACCTGAAGTTCTGGTGA